One stretch of Clavibacter californiensis DNA includes these proteins:
- a CDS encoding ATP-binding protein, translating to MTETTRSLTLQSPPDDVDAVHELVAGLWDDRPDVGALDRMAFETALIELASNVIEHADDGQGVTCVVSVTVDDGVMSARLRDGSEPGDFRLTTREMPGADAESGRGLAMVQMLCDELTYERVGGENVWSVRRTRIEPEAS from the coding sequence GTGACTGAGACCACCCGCAGCCTCACGCTCCAGTCCCCGCCCGACGACGTCGACGCGGTCCACGAGCTCGTCGCCGGCCTCTGGGACGACCGCCCCGACGTGGGCGCGCTCGACCGGATGGCATTCGAGACCGCGCTCATCGAGCTGGCCTCCAACGTGATCGAGCACGCCGACGACGGCCAGGGCGTCACGTGCGTGGTGAGCGTCACCGTCGACGACGGCGTGATGAGCGCTCGTCTGCGCGACGGATCCGAGCCGGGCGACTTCCGCCTCACCACGCGCGAGATGCCCGGCGCCGACGCCGAGTCGGGCCGCGGACTCGCGATGGTGCAGATGCTCTGCGACGAGCTCACCTACGAGCGGGTCGGCGGCGAGAACGTGTGGAGCGTCCGGCGGACCCGGATCGAGCCCGAGGCGTCCTGA
- a CDS encoding histidine phosphatase family protein, producing the protein MQTPPAAPVRLLLTRHAPTPWNREYRYDSRTDIDVDHDAAEQLAPLAARLRGEGVERILVSTLSRARSTARILQEQGVAPGVVPEARPELVELDFGAFEGITRDELRGPVHGEAFAAWLTGEDGEPAAPGGGETWAAAALRARAILDDVAADPRTTLVVAHGYLLRVLYLTALGRSPALTRSLVWANGQLIELERDGSGWRERDASAPAAPVG; encoded by the coding sequence ATGCAGACACCCCCGGCGGCACCCGTGCGCCTGCTCCTCACCCGGCACGCGCCCACGCCCTGGAACCGGGAGTACCGGTACGACTCGCGCACCGACATCGACGTCGACCACGACGCGGCGGAGCAGCTCGCGCCCCTCGCGGCGCGGCTGCGCGGGGAGGGCGTGGAGCGGATCCTCGTGAGCACGCTGTCGCGCGCCCGCAGCACCGCGCGGATCCTGCAGGAGCAGGGCGTCGCGCCGGGCGTCGTGCCCGAGGCGCGGCCCGAGCTGGTGGAGCTCGACTTCGGCGCCTTCGAGGGGATCACGCGCGACGAGCTCCGCGGACCCGTCCACGGGGAGGCGTTCGCGGCCTGGCTCACGGGCGAGGACGGCGAGCCCGCGGCACCCGGCGGCGGCGAGACGTGGGCGGCCGCGGCTTTGCGGGCGCGCGCGATCCTCGACGACGTCGCGGCGGATCCGCGCACCACCCTCGTGGTCGCGCACGGCTACCTGCTGCGCGTGCTCTACCTCACCGCGCTCGGCCGGTCGCCCGCGCTCACGCGCTCGCTGGTGTGGGCGAACGGGCAGCTCATCGAGCTGGAGCGCGACGGATCCGGGTGGCGCGAGCGGGACGCCAGCGCCCCGGCCGCTCCCGTCGGCTAG
- a CDS encoding STAS domain-containing protein has translation MALTTATARREDDVTVVTAAGMLNMAAAPELRQAIHDALDPAPARIVVDLAGVDFIDSSGLGVLIAGLRSARDAGGDLRISAPGPQVQMVLQLSNLDRVLISTPTAEAAYRD, from the coding sequence ATGGCGCTCACGACCGCCACAGCACGACGCGAGGACGACGTCACCGTCGTCACGGCCGCAGGGATGCTCAACATGGCCGCGGCCCCCGAGCTCCGGCAGGCGATCCACGACGCGCTGGATCCCGCGCCCGCGCGCATCGTCGTGGACCTCGCCGGCGTCGACTTCATCGACTCCTCCGGCCTCGGCGTCCTCATCGCCGGCCTCCGCTCCGCGCGCGACGCCGGCGGCGACCTCCGCATCTCGGCGCCCGGCCCGCAGGTCCAGATGGTGCTGCAGCTCTCCAACCTCGACCGTGTGCTGATCTCCACCCCGACGGCCGAGGCGGCCTACCGTGACTGA
- a CDS encoding DUF2087 domain-containing protein, producing the protein MDHIDPRRLAAVLADAEMRAAYARVVLGSGLDDALAHLSPARARKARAALTGSGLVALAADGTATAPDTVFRAILAQQPATPPAQGVERFLRDGRIAQWPAGPVDLDDLLRHVVAEVLEPDEVLDEKALTERLVRITDDHALLRRHLVDAGLVLRTRSGSEYARAGATAEPASPQAPPA; encoded by the coding sequence ATGGACCACATCGACCCGCGCCGCCTAGCCGCGGTGCTCGCCGACGCCGAGATGCGGGCCGCGTACGCGCGCGTCGTGCTCGGATCCGGCCTCGACGACGCCCTCGCCCACCTCTCCCCCGCCCGCGCGCGGAAGGCCCGGGCGGCGCTCACCGGATCCGGCCTCGTCGCGCTCGCCGCCGACGGCACCGCGACCGCGCCCGACACCGTCTTCCGCGCGATCCTCGCCCAGCAGCCCGCGACGCCGCCCGCCCAGGGCGTCGAGCGCTTCCTCCGCGACGGCCGCATCGCCCAGTGGCCCGCGGGCCCGGTCGACCTCGACGACCTGCTGCGGCACGTCGTCGCCGAGGTGCTGGAGCCCGACGAGGTGCTCGACGAGAAGGCCCTCACCGAGCGGCTCGTGCGCATCACCGACGACCACGCGCTGCTGCGCCGCCACCTCGTGGACGCGGGCCTCGTGCTGCGGACGCGCTCGGGATCCGAGTACGCGCGGGCCGGTGCGACGGCCGAGCCGGCGAGCCCTCAGGCGCCGCCCGCGTAG
- the rfaE2 gene encoding D-glycero-beta-D-manno-heptose 1-phosphate adenylyltransferase gives MTSELRGIIGLLAERRPTVTVIGDVILDEWWRGHSDRMTREAPAPVVDVTERIQSLGGAANTAVNLASLGGTVRMVGLVGQDAAGDRVRDLLLAAGVDVSGLVHSPRLRTTTKTRIVGDDQVIVRVDDVHRGSVHRDDARALARAALEATAGVDAEIVSDYGTGTLHGVVLESLAARASRPGLTVVDAHDPAIWAPLRPDLITPNAGEAGRMIDRPLARDEDRAAVVASLGDRILAAAGSATAVVTLDRDGTVVLGAGEPYRTRAHPVPEKQASGAGDTFVAALTLARAVGLPLAVSADFAQAAADVVVRLPGTSVCSAATLADHLGETRSRTVSQSELVDLVAGERAAGRRIVFTNGCFDVLHRGHTTYLRQAKRLGDVLVVALNSDDSVRRLKGSDRPVNTAEDRAGVLAELSCVDVITVFDTDTPIPLLEAVRPDVYAKGGDYTPEMLDETDVVRGYGGEVSILGYVPSQSTSSMVDRIRASAPDPGFTRPAGTATSAPAQPAAPADPDGSP, from the coding sequence ATGACCAGCGAGCTGCGCGGGATCATCGGCCTGCTCGCCGAGCGCCGGCCCACCGTCACGGTCATCGGCGACGTCATCCTCGACGAGTGGTGGCGCGGCCACAGCGACCGGATGACCCGCGAGGCGCCGGCGCCCGTCGTGGACGTGACCGAGCGGATCCAGTCGCTCGGCGGCGCCGCGAACACCGCCGTGAACCTCGCGAGCCTCGGAGGCACCGTGCGGATGGTCGGCCTCGTCGGCCAGGACGCCGCGGGCGACCGCGTGCGCGACCTGCTCCTGGCGGCCGGCGTCGACGTGTCCGGCCTCGTGCACTCGCCGCGCCTGCGCACCACCACCAAGACCCGCATCGTGGGCGACGACCAGGTGATCGTGCGGGTCGACGACGTGCACCGCGGATCCGTCCACCGGGACGACGCCCGCGCCCTCGCCCGCGCCGCGCTCGAGGCCACCGCGGGCGTCGACGCCGAGATCGTCTCCGACTACGGCACCGGCACGCTGCACGGCGTGGTGCTCGAGTCGCTCGCCGCGCGCGCGAGCCGCCCCGGCCTCACGGTGGTGGATGCGCATGATCCCGCCATCTGGGCGCCACTCCGCCCCGACCTCATCACGCCGAACGCGGGCGAGGCCGGCCGCATGATCGACCGGCCGCTCGCGCGCGACGAGGACCGCGCCGCCGTGGTCGCCTCGCTCGGCGACCGGATCCTGGCCGCCGCCGGATCCGCCACCGCCGTCGTCACCCTCGACCGCGACGGCACCGTCGTGCTCGGCGCGGGCGAGCCGTACCGCACGCGCGCGCACCCGGTGCCCGAGAAGCAGGCGTCCGGTGCGGGCGACACCTTCGTCGCCGCCCTCACCCTCGCGCGCGCGGTCGGCCTCCCGCTCGCGGTGAGCGCCGACTTCGCGCAGGCCGCGGCCGACGTGGTCGTGCGCCTGCCCGGCACGTCGGTCTGCTCGGCCGCGACCCTCGCGGACCACCTCGGCGAGACCCGATCCCGCACGGTGTCGCAGTCCGAGCTCGTGGACCTCGTGGCGGGCGAACGCGCCGCCGGTCGCCGCATCGTCTTCACGAACGGCTGCTTCGACGTGCTGCACCGCGGCCACACCACCTACCTCCGGCAGGCCAAGCGGCTCGGCGACGTGCTCGTGGTGGCGCTCAACAGCGACGACTCGGTGCGGCGGCTCAAGGGATCCGACCGGCCGGTGAACACCGCCGAGGACCGCGCGGGCGTGCTCGCCGAGCTGTCGTGCGTCGACGTGATCACCGTGTTCGACACCGACACCCCCATCCCGCTGCTCGAGGCGGTGCGGCCCGACGTCTACGCGAAGGGCGGCGACTACACGCCCGAGATGCTCGACGAGACCGACGTGGTGCGCGGGTACGGCGGCGAGGTGTCGATCCTCGGGTACGTGCCGTCGCAGTCGACGAGCTCGATGGTCGACCGGATCCGCGCGTCGGCACCCGACCCCGGCTTCACCCGGCCCGCCGGGACGGCGACGTCGGCGCCCGCGCAGCCCGCAGCGCCGGCCGATCCTGACGGCTCCCCGTAG
- a CDS encoding ice-binding family protein, giving the protein MHQSRHACTSSSRRSRSGSLAVASLAVAAVAASGLGAALLAPASAFAATATVGLGTAATYSVLAGQGVTNTGPTTLSADLGTSPSAAVTGFPPGVVGGATHAADAAAGQAQSDLTTAYDDAAGRPTTAAVPADLVGSTLTPGVYTAAGPIGLTGTVTLDAQGDPSAVFVIQAPSSLTTGSGSRVSLVNGAQACNVFWQVSSSASLGTNSGFAGTILALTSVAVGTGATVDGRTLARNGSVTLDDDAFISSTCGTSTSPVGSGTTPVVTPTPTPSSTPAPSPAPSPTGGSTGGTTGGTTGASTPTPSPTSGVPTSSTPPGDVPPPSGHLPRTGGDGVRLVIELALGTAALAAGVVAVIAVRARRRKH; this is encoded by the coding sequence ATGCACCAGTCGCGCCACGCCTGCACGTCCTCATCCCGTCGGAGCCGGTCCGGATCCCTCGCCGTCGCATCGCTGGCCGTCGCGGCCGTCGCCGCCTCCGGCCTCGGAGCCGCCCTCCTCGCCCCGGCGAGCGCCTTCGCCGCCACCGCCACCGTGGGCCTCGGCACCGCCGCGACGTACTCGGTGCTCGCCGGCCAGGGCGTCACGAACACCGGCCCCACCACCCTCTCGGCGGATCTCGGCACCAGCCCGTCCGCCGCCGTCACTGGCTTCCCGCCCGGGGTCGTCGGCGGCGCCACGCACGCGGCCGACGCCGCGGCCGGCCAGGCCCAGTCCGACCTCACCACCGCGTACGACGACGCAGCCGGCCGGCCCACCACCGCCGCCGTGCCCGCCGACCTCGTCGGATCCACCCTCACGCCCGGCGTCTACACCGCGGCCGGCCCGATCGGCCTCACCGGCACCGTCACGCTCGACGCGCAGGGCGACCCGTCGGCCGTCTTCGTCATCCAGGCCCCGTCCTCCCTCACCACCGGCTCCGGCAGCCGGGTGTCGCTCGTCAACGGCGCCCAGGCCTGCAACGTGTTCTGGCAGGTCTCGAGCTCCGCGTCGCTCGGCACCAACTCGGGCTTCGCGGGCACGATCCTCGCGCTCACGAGCGTCGCGGTCGGCACGGGTGCCACGGTCGACGGTCGCACGCTCGCCCGCAACGGCTCGGTCACCCTCGACGACGACGCGTTCATCTCCTCCACCTGCGGCACCAGCACGTCGCCCGTCGGCTCGGGCACCACCCCCGTCGTCACCCCGACGCCGACGCCCTCGTCGACGCCGGCGCCGTCGCCGGCGCCGTCGCCGACCGGCGGATCCACCGGCGGCACGACGGGCGGCACCACCGGCGCATCCACGCCGACGCCGTCGCCCACCTCCGGCGTGCCGACGTCCAGCACCCCGCCCGGCGACGTGCCGCCTCCCTCCGGCCACCTCCCCCGCACGGGCGGCGACGGCGTCCGCCTCGTCATCGAGCTCGCCCTGGGCACGGCGGCCCTCGCGGCCGGCGTCGTCGCGGTGATCGCCGTGCGGGCCCGTCGCCGCAAGCACTAG
- a CDS encoding DUF2795 domain-containing protein: protein MAIDPIELQKHLSGLDYPASKDAIVTKAEESGADSDTLDALRGIADTEYDAPTAINSAVSDAS, encoded by the coding sequence ATGGCCATCGACCCCATCGAGCTCCAGAAGCACCTCAGCGGCCTCGACTACCCGGCGTCCAAGGACGCGATCGTGACGAAGGCGGAGGAGTCGGGCGCCGACTCCGACACCCTCGACGCGCTCCGCGGCATCGCCGACACGGAGTACGACGCCCCCACCGCGATCAACTCCGCGGTCTCCGACGCGAGCTGA
- a CDS encoding carbohydrate ABC transporter permease, translated as MAVTDSTPGAAATPAAATGDPRLAAALTPLPSRDPSPERRDPDRVRRVRSRIGRALITALLVGFALLFLYPFAWLLAASLKPRGEVFDNSLWPRTFTPQNYVEVWEQLPLLGWMGNSLAIALLSAALVSISSALVAFGFAYFRFPGRRILFGLVLATMMLPGAVTMVPQFLIWKNLGLIGTWIPLFGMNLFGSAFYIFLQRQFFLGLPRELFEAARLDGASYFGMFRRIALPLSIPSFVIIFIFEFQASWNNLQASLIYLNAGSVEGFTVPLGLSYAMTAFSPTNGGQGDYQLVMVAALLVTLPMLLLFAFGQRYFVEGIATQGRKG; from the coding sequence ATGGCCGTCACCGACAGCACGCCCGGCGCCGCCGCGACGCCCGCTGCCGCCACCGGGGATCCGCGCCTCGCCGCCGCCCTCACTCCGCTGCCGTCGCGGGATCCGTCGCCCGAGCGGCGCGATCCCGACCGCGTCCGCCGCGTGCGGTCCCGCATCGGCCGCGCCCTCATCACCGCGCTGCTCGTGGGGTTCGCGCTCCTGTTCCTCTACCCGTTCGCATGGCTGCTCGCCGCGAGCCTCAAGCCGCGCGGCGAGGTCTTCGACAACTCGCTCTGGCCCCGCACCTTCACGCCGCAGAACTACGTCGAGGTGTGGGAGCAGCTGCCGCTGCTCGGCTGGATGGGCAACAGCCTGGCGATCGCTCTGCTGTCCGCGGCGCTCGTGTCGATCTCGAGCGCGCTCGTGGCGTTCGGCTTCGCGTACTTCCGGTTCCCGGGCCGCAGGATCCTGTTCGGCCTCGTGCTCGCCACGATGATGCTGCCGGGCGCCGTGACGATGGTGCCGCAGTTCCTGATCTGGAAGAACCTCGGCCTCATCGGCACGTGGATCCCGCTGTTCGGCATGAACCTGTTCGGCTCGGCCTTCTACATCTTCCTGCAGCGCCAGTTCTTCCTCGGCCTGCCGCGGGAGCTGTTCGAGGCGGCCCGGCTCGACGGCGCCAGCTACTTCGGGATGTTCCGGCGGATCGCGCTGCCGCTGTCGATCCCGTCCTTCGTCATCATCTTCATCTTCGAGTTCCAGGCCAGCTGGAACAACCTGCAGGCGTCGCTGATCTACCTCAACGCCGGCAGCGTCGAGGGCTTCACCGTGCCGCTCGGGCTGTCCTACGCGATGACCGCATTCAGCCCGACGAACGGCGGCCAGGGCGACTACCAGCTCGTGATGGTGGCGGCGCTGCTCGTGACCCTGCCGATGCTGCTGCTCTTCGCGTTCGGGCAGCGCTACTTCGTGGAGGGCATCGCGACGCAGGGGCGGAAGGGCTGA
- a CDS encoding GNAT family N-acetyltransferase, which produces MTLLADEIPSRDELFDLYGSVGWTVYTRDPERLERALAGSALVATARDADGRLVGLVRAVGDGVSICYVQDLLVRPDRQRGGVGRALVEHVRAGQAAGVLLVLTTDAGGTEDGDRSHPFYRALGFAPHAEQGLAAFSLRV; this is translated from the coding sequence GTGACCCTCCTCGCCGACGAGATCCCCTCCCGCGACGAGCTGTTCGACCTCTACGGATCCGTCGGCTGGACCGTCTACACGCGGGACCCGGAGCGGCTCGAGCGGGCGCTCGCCGGATCCGCCCTCGTCGCCACCGCACGCGACGCCGACGGCCGGCTCGTCGGCCTCGTGCGCGCCGTGGGGGACGGGGTCTCGATCTGCTACGTGCAGGACCTCCTCGTGCGACCCGACCGGCAGCGCGGCGGCGTCGGACGCGCGCTCGTCGAGCACGTGCGCGCGGGCCAGGCGGCCGGCGTCCTGCTCGTGCTCACCACCGACGCGGGCGGCACCGAGGACGGCGACCGCTCGCACCCCTTCTACCGCGCGCTCGGCTTCGCGCCGCACGCGGAGCAGGGGCTCGCGGCGTTCTCGCTGCGGGTGTGA
- a CDS encoding PP2C family protein-serine/threonine phosphatase — protein MSLPAHAPQPAALPLPAWVGRLAWIPESAARSGSSGTPGPTPVVKQLPMLVLFVLAVIASVSVPSLGVTAPRSLLIACGILVVGTLLAVLATVRRDLARYADAVPALDFLVVGMLRIATGENASIFGSLVILPVVWFSLNPSRWNVLVAFVGVYATLGLPLLLGLGSQNANELWRGFFSALAFAVAALVVNELSRRTRFSLEAARDRERVSEEELTRASIVQQALLPKTTVLLAGYQVAGACLPSKAVGGDFFDWYPVKEGLAFTLGDVMGKGVGAGIIAATARAVVRSAKNVPDPVAAVERTADCFTAELSGAASFATVFHARVRAEDHTVLYADAGHGLSAVVRADGSHERLESTDLPVGVPGAAGWSTHEVALGPGDLIVTFSDGVLDLYDGTLRAVDRVAELARESASADDLVRRITALAGGQANPDDVTVVVVRREA, from the coding sequence ATGAGCTTGCCCGCGCACGCGCCGCAGCCGGCCGCGCTCCCGCTGCCCGCGTGGGTCGGGCGCTTGGCCTGGATCCCGGAGTCCGCCGCCCGGTCCGGATCCTCCGGCACGCCCGGCCCCACTCCCGTGGTCAAGCAGCTGCCGATGCTGGTGCTCTTCGTCCTCGCGGTGATCGCCAGCGTCAGCGTGCCGTCGCTCGGGGTCACCGCGCCGCGTTCGCTCCTCATCGCGTGCGGGATCCTCGTGGTCGGCACCCTGCTCGCCGTCCTCGCGACCGTGCGTCGCGACCTCGCCCGCTACGCCGACGCCGTGCCCGCGCTCGACTTCCTGGTCGTCGGCATGCTGCGCATCGCGACGGGCGAGAACGCGTCCATCTTCGGGTCGCTCGTGATCCTCCCTGTCGTCTGGTTCAGCCTGAATCCCAGCAGGTGGAACGTGCTCGTCGCGTTCGTCGGCGTCTACGCGACCCTCGGACTCCCGCTCCTCCTCGGGCTCGGCTCGCAGAACGCGAACGAGCTGTGGCGCGGCTTCTTCAGCGCCCTGGCCTTCGCGGTCGCGGCGCTCGTGGTCAACGAGCTGTCCCGGCGCACCCGCTTCAGCCTCGAGGCCGCCCGCGACCGGGAGCGGGTGAGCGAAGAGGAGCTGACCCGCGCGTCCATCGTGCAGCAGGCGCTCCTGCCGAAGACGACCGTGCTGCTCGCCGGGTACCAGGTCGCGGGCGCGTGCCTGCCGTCCAAGGCCGTGGGCGGCGACTTCTTCGACTGGTACCCGGTGAAGGAGGGCCTGGCGTTCACCCTCGGCGACGTGATGGGGAAGGGCGTGGGGGCGGGGATCATCGCGGCCACCGCCCGCGCGGTCGTGCGCAGCGCCAAGAACGTGCCGGATCCGGTCGCCGCCGTCGAGCGCACGGCCGACTGCTTCACCGCGGAGCTCAGCGGGGCCGCATCCTTCGCCACCGTCTTCCACGCGCGGGTGCGCGCCGAGGACCACACCGTCCTCTACGCCGACGCGGGCCACGGCCTCTCGGCCGTCGTGCGCGCGGACGGCTCCCACGAGCGGCTCGAGTCCACCGACCTGCCCGTCGGCGTGCCGGGCGCGGCCGGCTGGAGCACGCACGAGGTCGCGCTCGGCCCGGGCGACCTCATCGTCACCTTCAGCGACGGCGTGCTCGACCTCTACGACGGCACCCTCCGCGCGGTCGACCGGGTGGCGGAGCTCGCGCGCGAGTCCGCGTCCGCGGACGACCTGGTGCGACGGATCACCGCGCTCGCCGGCGGCCAGGCGAACCCCGACGACGTGACCGTGGTGGTGGTGCGCCGGGAGGCGTGA
- a CDS encoding PP2C family protein-serine/threonine phosphatase — protein MPETVARSSGSDPAGRASRDAPTLRGPAEEARLRAVHDLRLVGSTAEERFDRVTRVAREVFGVPVAEINLVDDAEQFTKSPQPAGVSLLSDRTQSFCDIAIRSPEILVVPDATQDARFAERTTVTGPRHIRFYAGRPLISGGQTVGTLCLVDTEPRELAPAQEKLLDEMGAWVERELRDSRDDELAGEIQQRLLPVDRPLWPDFDLAGISRPARGVGGDFYAWGEDADGLHVTVADVMGKGAGAAILASAVRSGFQAHRGPDAARTVTAVQAQLQADLDATETFATFLHCRVDGSTGRFAYADGGHGLTVVIRADGTHEMLPSLGLPLGVIPGASWAARTGELRPGDRLLAFTDGALDLFDGSLDSVAPLIDLVRDAGGAAETVGRIADAAAAAAARGTLGDDVSAVCVRYAGGA, from the coding sequence ATGCCGGAGACCGTAGCGCGCTCGAGTGGCTCGGATCCCGCGGGTCGCGCCAGCCGCGACGCCCCGACCCTGCGCGGTCCGGCCGAGGAGGCGCGACTCCGGGCCGTGCACGACCTGCGGCTCGTCGGATCCACCGCGGAGGAGCGCTTCGACCGCGTCACCCGCGTCGCGCGCGAGGTGTTCGGCGTGCCGGTGGCCGAGATCAACCTGGTCGACGACGCCGAGCAGTTCACGAAGTCGCCGCAGCCCGCGGGCGTCTCCCTGCTGTCGGACCGCACGCAGTCGTTCTGCGACATCGCGATCCGCTCGCCCGAGATCCTCGTGGTGCCCGATGCGACGCAGGACGCGCGCTTCGCCGAGCGCACCACGGTCACCGGCCCCCGCCACATCCGCTTCTACGCGGGACGCCCCCTCATCTCCGGCGGCCAGACCGTCGGCACCCTCTGCCTCGTCGACACCGAGCCGCGCGAGCTCGCGCCCGCGCAGGAGAAGCTGCTCGACGAGATGGGCGCCTGGGTGGAGCGCGAGCTCCGCGACAGCCGCGACGATGAGCTCGCGGGCGAGATCCAGCAGCGGCTCCTGCCCGTCGACCGGCCGCTCTGGCCCGACTTCGACCTCGCCGGCATCAGCCGCCCGGCCCGCGGCGTGGGCGGCGACTTCTACGCCTGGGGCGAGGACGCCGACGGCCTGCACGTGACCGTCGCCGACGTGATGGGCAAGGGCGCGGGCGCGGCGATCCTGGCGTCGGCCGTGCGCTCGGGCTTCCAGGCGCACCGGGGGCCGGACGCCGCGCGCACCGTCACCGCGGTGCAGGCCCAGCTCCAGGCCGACCTCGACGCGACCGAGACGTTCGCGACGTTCCTGCACTGCCGCGTCGACGGATCCACCGGCCGCTTCGCGTACGCCGACGGCGGCCACGGCCTCACGGTGGTGATCCGCGCGGACGGCACGCACGAGATGCTGCCGTCGCTCGGCCTGCCGCTCGGCGTCATCCCGGGCGCCTCCTGGGCGGCGCGAACCGGCGAGCTGCGGCCCGGGGATCGCCTCCTCGCGTTCACCGACGGCGCGCTCGACCTCTTCGACGGATCCCTCGACTCGGTCGCGCCGCTCATCGACCTGGTGCGGGACGCGGGGGGCGCGGCCGAGACCGTGGGCCGCATCGCGGACGCGGCAGCTGCGGCCGCCGCGCGCGGCACCCTCGGCGACGACGTGTCGGCGGTGTGCGTGCGCTACGCGGGCGGCGCCTGA
- a CDS encoding carbohydrate ABC transporter permease, with product MTTTSRPPRSSTADRPPRPRPRRSRMARREAVAGYLFISPWIVGFLVFTLGAMVYSLVVSFSDYNLATDVATPVGTENYARLFSDPRVALSLGNTLFYAILAVPFEVCLALLLAILLARLGRGAGIFRTLYYLPKMTPTVATASVFLLLLNGNSGAVNKGLEAIGIDGPQWLIDPAWVKPSIVLMTLWGVSGTMVIFLAALKDVPRELYEVSSLDGAGPVRQFFSITVPMISGAIFFNVVVLTIAALQVFDQAYLLFWRDQTNASPDSSLFYGVYLFQQAFRSFDFGFAAAMAWLLFVIVLLITLVQVKLSNRFVYYEGDR from the coding sequence ATGACGACGACGAGCCGCCCTCCGCGCAGCAGCACCGCCGACCGGCCGCCCCGCCCCCGCCCCCGCCGCTCCCGCATGGCCCGCCGCGAGGCCGTGGCCGGCTACCTCTTCATCAGCCCGTGGATCGTCGGGTTCCTGGTCTTCACGCTCGGCGCGATGGTCTACAGCCTCGTGGTGTCGTTCAGCGACTACAACCTCGCCACCGACGTGGCCACCCCGGTCGGCACGGAGAACTACGCGCGGCTGTTCTCGGATCCGCGCGTGGCCCTCAGCCTCGGCAACACGCTCTTCTACGCGATCCTCGCCGTGCCGTTCGAGGTCTGCCTGGCGCTCCTGCTCGCGATCCTCCTCGCCCGCCTCGGCCGCGGCGCCGGCATCTTCCGCACCCTCTACTACCTGCCCAAGATGACCCCGACGGTCGCCACCGCGAGCGTCTTCCTGCTGCTGCTCAACGGCAACTCGGGCGCGGTGAACAAGGGGCTCGAGGCGATCGGCATCGACGGCCCGCAATGGCTCATCGACCCCGCATGGGTCAAGCCGTCGATCGTGCTCATGACGCTGTGGGGCGTGAGCGGCACCATGGTGATCTTCCTCGCGGCCCTCAAGGACGTGCCGCGCGAGCTCTACGAGGTCTCCTCGCTCGACGGCGCCGGCCCGGTCCGGCAGTTCTTCTCCATCACCGTGCCGATGATCTCCGGCGCCATCTTCTTCAACGTCGTCGTGCTCACGATCGCCGCGCTGCAGGTCTTCGACCAGGCCTACCTGCTGTTCTGGCGGGATCAGACAAACGCGTCGCCCGACTCGTCGCTCTTCTACGGCGTGTACCTCTTCCAGCAGGCGTTCCGCTCGTTCGACTTCGGGTTCGCGGCCGCGATGGCGTGGCTGCTGTTCGTGATCGTGCTGCTGATCACGCTCGTGCAGGTCAAGCTGAGCAACCGGTTCGTCTACTACGAGGGGGACCGCTGA